The window TGGCCACCCTCCGGACGACGCGCACCGCCGAGGGCGGGCTGCTGGGCATCGCCGCGCACCCGGACTTCGCCACCACCCGCCAGTTCTACGTGTACGTCACCACCGACGCGAGCGGCCGGGACGAGAACCGCGTGGAGCGGTGGACGCTGTCTCCGGACGGCGCCACGGCCACCTTCGACCGCGTCATCTTCGGGGGCATTCCCTCCGCCACCTACCATGACGGCGGGCGCATCCGGTTCGGCGCGGATGGGATGCTCTACGTGGGCACCGGTGACGCCAGGGACCCGGACCGCTCCCAGGACGTGAAGGACCCGGCCGGCAAGCTCCTGCGCCTGACGCCCGAGGGGCAGGTGCCCCAGGACAACCCCTTCCCCGGCTCGCCCGCGTACCTCACCGGCATCCGCAACCTCCAGGGCTGGGACTGGAAGGACGCCACCACCCTCTACGTCACCGACCACGGCCCCAGCGGCGAGACGATGCGCCGCGGCCATGACGAGGTGAGCGTCGCCCGCCCGGGCGCCAACCTGGGCTGGCCCGGCATCTACGCGTGCGAGACGCGCGAGGGCCAGGTCACCCCGTCCCTCACCTTCGAGGACGCCGCGCCCCCGGGAGGCGCCGCCATCTACACCGGCACCGCCATCCCCGAGTGGACGGGCTCGCTGCTGGTGGGCACCCTCGGCTCGCGCCACCTGCACCGGGTGGAATTCTCCGCGGACGCCCCGGGCCGCGTGGCCCGCCACGAGGTCTACCTGCGCAACACCCATGGCCGGCTGCGCGAGGTCCTCATGGGCCCGGACGGCCACCTCTACGTCACCACCAGCAACTGCGACGGGCGGGGGGACTGCGGCCCGAGCAAGGACCGCATCCTGCGCCTGAGGCGCTGACCGGCCCGCCGGTCGGCCCCGGGCGGGTGGACTCCCGGTGTGCCCCCTGGTGCGGCGAGGCCGGCTTGTGGAAGGCTCCGCGTCGTGCACGTCGAGATGCCTCTCGTCATCGGGCTGATGGTCGCCGCCATCGTCCTGGCCATCGCCGCCAAGCGGGCGCGCCTGCCGTACAACGTCGCATTGGTGGTGGGAGGGCTCGTCATCTCCGTGGGGCACCTGCTGCCCGGGGTGCCGCCACTCAACCCGGAGGTGGTGTTCCTCGTCTGCCTGCCCGCCCTGCTGTTCGAGGGCGGCATCATGGCGGACGTGAGCGGCATCCGCGCCAACTCGGTGCCCATCCTCGTGCTGTCCACGCTGGGCATGGCGCTGGCCATCGGCGCCACCGGCACCGCGCTGCACCTCACCGTGGGCCTGGCCATCTGGCCGGCGATGCTGCTGGGCGCGCTGCTGTCCGTCACCGACACCGTCTCCATCCTCTACGCCTTCCGCCGCGCCCCGGTGCCGCCCCGCCTGTCCGGCATCATCCAGGGCGAGAGCCTCTTCAACGACGGCACCGCGCTGGTGGCCTACGCGGCCATCGCCAGCGTCGTCGCGGGCCAGGCGGCGCCCACGGTGGCCACCATGGGGGCGCGCATCCTCCTGGCCTCGGTGGGCGGCGGCGTGGTGGGGCTGGCGCTGGGCCTGCTGGGCGGCTTCGTCATCCGCCGCATCGAGGACCCGCTCGCCGAAATCATGGTGACGACGGCCGTGGCGCTCTCCTCCTTCGTGGTGGCCGAGCAGCTCCACCTGTCGGGCGCCATCTCCGCCGTCGTCGCCGGCCTCACCGTGGGCGTCACCCTGCGGCGCGAGGTGGCCCCGCAGAGCCAGGTGGCCATCCACACCTTCTGGGAGTACGCCACCTTCGGGGTGAACACCTTCCTCTTCCTGGCGGTGGGGCTCACCACCAACCCGGAGACGCTGAGCGGCTACGTGCCGGACACGCTGCTCGCGGTGGCGTGTGTCTTCGCCGGGCGCGCGGTGGGCATCTACGTGCCCTTCCTGCTCCTGCGCTGGCTGCGCCCCACCGAGTCCATTCCCCTGCGGTGGCAGCACGTCTTCATCCTCGGCAACATCAAGGGCGCGCTGTCCATCGGCCTGGCGCTGGGCCTCCCGGCGGCCACGCCCCAGCGGGAGCAGCTGGTGGCCATCGCCTTCGGCGTCACGCTGGTGTCGCTGGTGGGCCAGGGCCTCATGCTCACCCAGGTGCTCAAGTGGCTGGGCCTCTTCCAGCAGGACGAGGTGGCGCTGACCATGGCCGAGCAGCGCGGGCGCCTCATCGCCAGCCGCGCGGCCCACCAGGAGCTGGAGGTGCTGCACGAGCAGGGGCTGGTGCCGCGCGGGGCCTATGACCACCTGCGCAGCGAGTACCAGGTGAACATCGCCCGCGCCGAGCGCGAGCTGCGGCGGCTGAACGAGCAGCACCTCACGCAGGGGGCAAGGGACCTCATCTCCATGCGGCGGCGGCTCATCGACGCGGAGCGCACGGCGCTGCAGGGCGCGCGGCGCAACGGCCTCATCCCCGAGGCCACGGCGGAGCACATGCTGGCGCAGCTGGACGAGCGGACGCTGTCGCTGGAGAAGGTGCTGCACGAGAACGCGAGCGACGTGAGCCACGGGAGGAAGGCGTCTTGAAGATTGTCATCGCGGGTGGAGGCCGGGTGGGCAGCGTGCTGGCGGCGCGACTGGTGGCCGAGCAGCACACCGTCACCGTCATCGAGCGCGACGCCGCCGTCTGCCACCGCATCTTCGAGGAGGTGGGCGCGGTGACGGTGTGCGGGGACGCCACCAACCCGCGCGTGCTGGAGGCTGCGGGCATCGCCTCGGCGGACGTGGCGGCGGGGGTGCTGGCGCGGGACTCGGAGAACCTGGCCTTCGCCATGCTGGTGCGCAGCGTGGCCAATGCGCGCCTCATGGTGCGCATGCTGGACACCAGCTACCGCGAGGCGTACCGGATGGCGGGGGTGAAGGAGCTGGTGGCGGAGGCGGAGGTGGTGGTGGCGAAGATGACCACCGCCATCGACTTCCCGCAGGTGCACGGCACGCTGCCGCTGGGGGATGGAGATACGCTGCTGTTCGAGCTGACGCTGCCTTTGCGCGCGCGGGTGGCGGGCCAGACGGTGGCGCTGGTGCGCGCCACGCCGGGCTTCCCGCGCGAGTGCGTCTTCATCGGCGTGGTGGACCCGCAGGGCCGCGCCACGCTGCCGGAGGGCAGCACGGTGCTGCGCGCGGGGCATACCGTCATCCTGGTGTCGCGGCGCTCGCAGCTGGCGACCGCGGTGGAGTTCCTCAGCGCCGAGCCTGCGCTGGGCCTGGGCGTGGGCTCCCCGCTGGCGGCCACCCTGCGCAAGGTGGACTTCCTGGCCCCGCTGAGCGACGACGAGCTGGAGACGGTGGCGCGCGGCGCCGAGCACCTCCAGCGGCCCCCGGGCACGGAGCTGTTCCGCCAGGGCGAGGCGGGCGAGACGTTCTACGTGGTGCTGTCCGGCGAGGTGCAGCTCAAGGACGGGGCGTCGCAGGTGGTGGCCACGGTGAAGCCGGGGGGCTTCTTCGGCGAGCTGGCGCTGCTGACGGGCGAGCCGCGCACCGCCACGGCGACGACGACCACCGCGTGCGAGCTGGCCGCGGTGGGCCGCGAGGACTTCCGCAGCGTCGTCATGGCCAACCCGGCCGTGGCGCTGGAGATGAGCCGCATCCTCGGCGAGCGCCTGTCGCGCGCGCAGGGCGGCAAGCCGCAGCAGAAGCGCCGCGGCCTCTTCGGACGGTAGGCGTCAGCCGCCGAGCTGCTTGAGCAGCCGGTCCGCCTGCTCCTTCACGACGCCGGCGCCCCGGGCCTGGGCCACCTTCGCGTGGCGGATGCAGGCCTGCTTGTCCGTGGGGAACCACGCCACCGCGAGGTTGAGGTTCGTCACCGGCTCCTCCGGGTGCGCGGCCAGCACGCGCTCCAGCACGGGCCGGGCGCTCTCGTGCGCCTCGTCCTGCAGGAGCAGCAGGGCCAAATCATTCGCGGGGCCGGGGTCGGTGGGCACCAGCGTCACGGCCTCCTCCAGCCGCTTCCGGGCCAGCCCGCGCTCGCCCAGCGCCAGGTGCACCTGCGACAGCGCCTGAAGCGCCTGCCAGTGGTTCGGCGCCCGCCGCACCACGTCCTCGAAGAGGCCCACCGCGTCGCGGAACGTCCCGGCGCTCATCGCCGCCAGCCCGTCCAGGTAGACGTAGTTGACGCTGGACGGCTCCAGCTGCCGCAGCTCCTGGGCGACGCGCTTCGCCCCGTCCGGGCTGCCGCCCGTCAGGTACAGCTTGAACAGCTCCTCCAGCACCGAGCGCCGCAGGTTGCCCTGGGGCGCGTTCTCCAGCGCCCGCGAGGCCGCCTGGATGGCCAGCCCCAGCGCACCCCGCAGGCCGTGCGCGCGCGCCAGCATCAGCAGCGGCATGGGCTCCCTGGGGGCGCCCTCGGACGCGAGGTGGAAGTGGGCCGCCGCGCCCGTCGCATCCTTCAGCTGGAGGTAGATGCGCCCCAGCTCGAAGTGCACGTGGGCGCTGTCGGGCGCCACCTGCAGCGCGGACTCGTATGCCGCCCTCGCGCCTTCCAGGTCGCCCTTCTCCAGCAGCAGCCCGCCCAGGTTGAAGCGCTCGAAGTAGCCGGCGGTGGGGGCCGAGGCCAGCGCCTTGAGGGACTCCAGCGCCTCGGCGTCTCCGGCCTGGGCGCGCAGCATGGCCAGGTGGGCCTGGGCCTCGGCGTGGTCCGGCTTCACCTTCAGCAGCCGCAGCGTGGCCGCCTCCGCCTCGGCCCTCGAGTCGATGCTCAGGTACGTGCGCACCAGGCCCAGGAGACAGTCCACGTCATCCGGGTCGACCGCGAGCCCCTTCTGGAAGCTCTTCACCGCCTCCTGGGGCTGTCCCTGCTGGAGATGTGCCCCGCCTTCCCGAGCGAACGTCGATGCCATGCCTCGGGGTTTACCATGGGGCCCCGGCTCCCGGCAGTTCACGAACCTGTCTGGCTGTCCGACAACAGGTTCCGAGCCTCCCGGCCCCGGGCCCTCCCTACCGGCGCAGGGCCGCCGCGGCGATGCCTGGCACCTTGAGCCACGAGGGGCCCAGCTCGAACTGGACCAGCTTCCGCCCCAGCTCGCGCGCGCCCCGGTGGCCCGGCACCCACGGCGGCGGGGGCATGTTGGTCAGCGGCGCCCGGATGACGGCCTTCTCGATGTCCTCCAGCATGAACGTGTTGTGCACCCACCCGAGCCCGCTCTGGATGTCCTGCGCGGACGACGTCGGGTGGCCGCCCCACGGCAGGGAGACCAGCGCGTAGCCGGCGGCGGGCCAGGTGTTGATGGCCACGGTGCCGTAGCGCAGCTCGCGGATGGCGCGCTCCACCGCGGCGTTGACGGCCGGGTCCTTGAGCGACTTCGGGTGGACGATGAGCGTGGCGTTGAGCGTGCCCCACACCTTCTCGTTGAGGAACGGCACCACCTGCTCCAGGAAGGCCACCGGGTCGTCCGAGCCGGGCAGCCCCGTCTCCGACAGCACCGTGCACCACGGCTCCTGGCGGAAGACGCGGTCCTCCGCCTGCGCCGGGTCCACGTCCGGAATCAGCGCGAAGGGCAGCTCGCCCGTGGCCGCGCTGCCCACCAGCCGCAGGCCCGCGCGGCCTTCGGTGAACTGCTTCCAGCGCTGCTCGGCGCCCGGGTAGTACGCGCGGCGCACGGCGGCCTGCCCCAGGCTCGCCTGCACGCCGTCCACCACCAGCGAGCGGCGCGCCCACTCCTTCGGCTGCACCAGCAGCTTGGCGGAGTTGCAGTTGAAGGACGCGTTGTTGGACACCATGCCGGCGATGTTCTCCGCCTGGTAGCGCAGCTCGCCGTCCGAGTACGGGCCGGGCACCACCACCACCGGGGAGATGTTGCCCAGCTCGCTGGAGAAGGGCTTCTCGAGCAGGGGCTCGTTGCGCGCGCGGCGGGCCTCCGCCTCCGGGCCGGGCGGGCCCCAGACGAGCGCGTCGTGCGTCCTGTCGCTGCCGGTGACGTGGATTTCATCCACCTCCGGGTGGTTCACCAGCGCCGCGCCCTCCTCCGAGCCGCCGTACACCAGGGCGAAGAAGTGGTGCCGCGAGAGCACGTTGAACGCCTGCGCCAGGAAGGGCCCGAGGTAGGCGTTCACCGGGTTCATCTTGAGCACGCACGCGGTGCCCTCGACGAAGAGCTTGTAGAGGCAGTCGGCGGGCGGAATCGAGTTCACGTTGCCGCCGCCCAGCACCACGCACAGCCGGCCCTCGTGGGGCTTGCGGTAGAAGGAGGCCTGGTGCTCGCGCAGGTTGGCCGCGGTGACGCCGGGCTGGAAGTACACCTCGCCCACGTTGCGCGGCAGCAGCATCCCTTCCA of the Pyxidicoccus xibeiensis genome contains:
- a CDS encoding PQQ-dependent sugar dehydrogenase encodes the protein MRASHLLLSSLVVLALSASACRRSQAQGTASPQDCVLVEDGWGADGSVPFTVDVVAEGLEVPWGIAWLPGGDALVTERPGRVRLLKGGVLQPTPVATLRTTRTAEGGLLGIAAHPDFATTRQFYVYVTTDASGRDENRVERWTLSPDGATATFDRVIFGGIPSATYHDGGRIRFGADGMLYVGTGDARDPDRSQDVKDPAGKLLRLTPEGQVPQDNPFPGSPAYLTGIRNLQGWDWKDATTLYVTDHGPSGETMRRGHDEVSVARPGANLGWPGIYACETREGQVTPSLTFEDAAPPGGAAIYTGTAIPEWTGSLLVGTLGSRHLHRVEFSADAPGRVARHEVYLRNTHGRLREVLMGPDGHLYVTTSNCDGRGDCGPSKDRILRLRR
- a CDS encoding cation:proton antiporter, with protein sequence MHVEMPLVIGLMVAAIVLAIAAKRARLPYNVALVVGGLVISVGHLLPGVPPLNPEVVFLVCLPALLFEGGIMADVSGIRANSVPILVLSTLGMALAIGATGTALHLTVGLAIWPAMLLGALLSVTDTVSILYAFRRAPVPPRLSGIIQGESLFNDGTALVAYAAIASVVAGQAAPTVATMGARILLASVGGGVVGLALGLLGGFVIRRIEDPLAEIMVTTAVALSSFVVAEQLHLSGAISAVVAGLTVGVTLRREVAPQSQVAIHTFWEYATFGVNTFLFLAVGLTTNPETLSGYVPDTLLAVACVFAGRAVGIYVPFLLLRWLRPTESIPLRWQHVFILGNIKGALSIGLALGLPAATPQREQLVAIAFGVTLVSLVGQGLMLTQVLKWLGLFQQDEVALTMAEQRGRLIASRAAHQELEVLHEQGLVPRGAYDHLRSEYQVNIARAERELRRLNEQHLTQGARDLISMRRRLIDAERTALQGARRNGLIPEATAEHMLAQLDERTLSLEKVLHENASDVSHGRKAS
- a CDS encoding cyclic nucleotide-binding domain-containing protein, translated to MKIVIAGGGRVGSVLAARLVAEQHTVTVIERDAAVCHRIFEEVGAVTVCGDATNPRVLEAAGIASADVAAGVLARDSENLAFAMLVRSVANARLMVRMLDTSYREAYRMAGVKELVAEAEVVVAKMTTAIDFPQVHGTLPLGDGDTLLFELTLPLRARVAGQTVALVRATPGFPRECVFIGVVDPQGRATLPEGSTVLRAGHTVILVSRRSQLATAVEFLSAEPALGLGVGSPLAATLRKVDFLAPLSDDELETVARGAEHLQRPPGTELFRQGEAGETFYVVLSGEVQLKDGASQVVATVKPGGFFGELALLTGEPRTATATTTTACELAAVGREDFRSVVMANPAVALEMSRILGERLSRAQGGKPQQKRRGLFGR
- a CDS encoding tetratricopeptide repeat protein — translated: MASTFAREGGAHLQQGQPQEAVKSFQKGLAVDPDDVDCLLGLVRTYLSIDSRAEAEAATLRLLKVKPDHAEAQAHLAMLRAQAGDAEALESLKALASAPTAGYFERFNLGGLLLEKGDLEGARAAYESALQVAPDSAHVHFELGRIYLQLKDATGAAAHFHLASEGAPREPMPLLMLARAHGLRGALGLAIQAASRALENAPQGNLRRSVLEELFKLYLTGGSPDGAKRVAQELRQLEPSSVNYVYLDGLAAMSAGTFRDAVGLFEDVVRRAPNHWQALQALSQVHLALGERGLARKRLEEAVTLVPTDPGPANDLALLLLQDEAHESARPVLERVLAAHPEEPVTNLNLAVAWFPTDKQACIRHAKVAQARGAGVVKEQADRLLKQLGG
- a CDS encoding aldehyde dehydrogenase family protein, translated to MSVSAVSQSTPASAIDAVVRRVKEGSRTWAKLDLNDRLSVLRDLRHDFAAVAEPSVRAACEAKGIDPNGPMAGEEWLAGPLVVLRNIRLLMDSLRDIQRHGVPHIPASRLRTLEDGRLAARIFPKDPLEGMLLPRNVGEVYFQPGVTAANLREHQASFYRKPHEGRLCVVLGGGNVNSIPPADCLYKLFVEGTACVLKMNPVNAYLGPFLAQAFNVLSRHHFFALVYGGSEEGAALVNHPEVDEIHVTGSDRTHDALVWGPPGPEAEARRARNEPLLEKPFSSELGNISPVVVVPGPYSDGELRYQAENIAGMVSNNASFNCNSAKLLVQPKEWARRSLVVDGVQASLGQAAVRRAYYPGAEQRWKQFTEGRAGLRLVGSAATGELPFALIPDVDPAQAEDRVFRQEPWCTVLSETGLPGSDDPVAFLEQVVPFLNEKVWGTLNATLIVHPKSLKDPAVNAAVERAIRELRYGTVAINTWPAAGYALVSLPWGGHPTSSAQDIQSGLGWVHNTFMLEDIEKAVIRAPLTNMPPPPWVPGHRGARELGRKLVQFELGPSWLKVPGIAAAALRR